GGGCAATCACATACACATCAGTGCCCCACACGTTGTTGAGGAGCTCTTCGCGGCTGAACACCTTATTGGGCGTGGCCGCCAGAAACGACAGCAGCTCGAACTCTTTTTTAGGGAGCGTGATTTTGGTGTCGCCCTTGTACACCGTGAAGCTGGTGCGGTCTATGCGCAGGTCGCCTACTTCTATTACTTTGTTTTCCTCCTCCTGTTGCGCGTCGCGGCGGGCAAAGGCGGCCAGCCGGCTCAGCAGCGCCCGGGGTTTGATGGGTTTGGTGATGAAGTCGTCGGCGCCGGCCTCGAAGGCGGCCACTTCGGAGAACTCTTCGGAGCGGGCGGTCAGGAAGATGATGTGCGTGTTGCGGAACTCCTCCAGCTCGCGCAACTGGCGGCAGGCGGCGATGCCGTCCAGCACGGGCATCATCACGTCCATCAGGATAATGTCAGGCTTCACGGCCTTCGCGACTTCGAGGGCTATGCTGCCGTTTCCGGCCTCCGATACCTCGTACCCTTCGCGTGTCAGGTTGTACTGTAGCATCTCCACGATGTCCGGGTCATCGTCCACTACCAATATCTTGTAATTTGTTGCGGTTTGCACGATACAATAACATTAGCGTTTATTAACCTGGAGCCAGGCAGCCTGCAGAAAAAATGCTTTTCCAAAATGCCGGGCAGCTTTGTGGCTTTTCCTGGTTCCTGATGTAAAGGTATCACTCCTCCCCGCAATAAAACATCTGTTAATTAAATCATAATATTTTGTTAACACGGACACCCGGGGCTTCTCACGCAGCTTATATATAATTTCCGGTTTGGCCATATAGCTATATATAACCCCCGCGTTCTGACGCTGCCATATGGCGCGCAACTAAAAAGAGCCGACTGCATGCCGGCTCTTTTTAGTTGCGCGCTATCAGCGCCGTTTTGTGTTTCAGGTTTTTGTACTCATAGAGGTTGACGCTTACGGTGCCCACGAACATTTCGGCCTGTATCAGCACGGGTATTTTGTTCTTGTCGTCGGAGAGGTACAGGGTGATAGCGTCCTTGCCGTCAAAAAGCTTGTTGGCGGGCATCCGGGGCACCAGCTTGATGGCGCGTATATCCCCGGCCTTGGTGCTCACCACCTCGCGGCCCTTGTAAGTCACCTGCATGTCGAAGGCCTCCTCGTCGAAAAAGCCCTGCACGTGTATCTTGTCGCCCACGCGCATCTTGTCGTAGTCGAAGGTGCGGAGGTAGTAGAAGCCGCTCACGATGTCCTGGGCGTTGTCCGGAATCTTGTAATTCCCTGTTTCTTTTGCCTTGTGCTTTTTCTTCTTCTCTACGAACGCGGTGTTTTGGTAATGGTTAAAGTCCACGGTCTCCCGCTTGCGGTAGTTGCCCTCCTCTATGTTACGGAACGAGCGTTGCGGCACGATGGCAGCCGTGTCTATATAGGATTGCCAGGTGTCGCGTATCCGGATGAAGAGGTCGAAAGAGCTGTTGGTTTTGCCGGTAACGGTGGCGCGGTAGCAGGGTCTGTCATTGACATGGTGCAGGGTGGGAGCTATGTCAATCACGGCCTCGGCTGCCGTTATGGGGCCATAATGCACCTTATACTTCAGTAATTCACCCGAAGAAAAACTTTCGTTGGGGATGGTGCGCATCCGGTCTTTCGCGGCAAAGCCAAACAGTATCAGGGTAAGTAGCAGGAGCCCAGGGAAAAACTTTTTCATAAGTGCCTTCAGTTTCGGATTAGCCTTTGTCTATCCGTATTTCATTCAAGTTTTGTACCAACTGTGCCTCGTTGGCTTAAGTTAAACATACTTTAGCTGCCGATCAATTCAAAACTACATAAAAAAAGGCGCTGTATAGATACAACGCCCTTCTCAGGATACTATTTCAGGTCAGGAAATAATGTTCATTCGGCTTCTGCGGCGGCGGCAGAGTCGTCCAGCGCGGCGGCCACTTTCTCAGGCTCGCCCTTTACAATGGCCCTGATCTTTTCTTCGATCTCTTCCATCAGTTCCGGGTTGTCGAGCAGGATCTGCTTCACGCCGTCGCGGCCCTGGCCCAGCCTGTTGCCGTCGTAAGAGAACCAAGAGCCGGACTTCTGCACGATGTTCAGGTCCACGCCCAGGTCCAGTATCTCGCCTACTTTGGAGATGCCCTCGCCGTACATGATGTCGAACTCCACCACTTTAAACGGAGGCGCTACCTTGTTCTTCACCACTTTCACGCGGGTGCGGTTACCGGTAATGTTGTCGGCGCTCTCCTTGATCTGGCCGATGCGGCGGATATCGAGGCGCACGGAGGCGTAGAACTTCAGAGCGTTACCGCCTGTGGTTGTCTCCGGGTTGCCGAACATCACCCCGATCTTCTCGCGCAGCTGGTTGATGAAGATACAGGTACAGCCGGTTTTGTTGATGGTGCCCGTGAGCTTGCGCAGCGCCTGCGACATGAGGCGGGCCTGCAGACCCATCTTGCTGTCGCCCATGTCGCCTTCCAGTTCACCTTTCGGCACCAGGGCGGCCACAGAGTCAATCACGATGATATCGATGGCACCTGAGCGGATGAGGTGGTCTGCTATCTCCAGGGCCTGCTCGCCGTTGTCAGGCTGGGAGATCAGGAGGTTGTCTATGTCAATGCCGAGTTTCTGGGCATAGGTCTTGTCGAAGGCATGCTCCGCGTCGATGAACGCCGCCAGGCCGCCTTTCTTCTGTGCCTCGGCAATGCAGTGCATGGTAAGCGTGGTTTTACCGGAAGACTCCGGCCCATATATCTCCACGACGCGGCCACGTGGCAAGCCGCCGATACCCAAAGCGATATCAAGCCCAAGCGAGCCGGTAGATATGGCAGGTATGTCTTCCACCTTGTTGTCGCTCAACCGCATCACGGTTCCCTTGCCGTAGGTCTTGTCGAGCTTGTCCATGGTCAGCTGTAGCGCTTTAAGTTTTTCGTTGCTTACACTCATGTGGTTTTCTTATTTAGCTTTATATTGAAGGTGAAATTACTACTTTCGGAGCCAACTTGCAAAAAAGCTGACAGGAATTTTGCTAATTATTTTAGCTGGTTAACGCCGCTTGTTTACAACAACCATCCATAGCTTTTTGTGCCATACTTTCTGCTTTTTTATGGGTATTGCCAGACTTTTATTTCTATGTTTTCTGTTGATATATAGCTTCTTTGCGCAAGCCCAGCTAAATAACGCTGCGCTGCGCCAGAAGGTGCCTGTAGAAGCCGGAAATGCTAATGAAATTAGAGTTGGTATATATGCTTTTGGCTTCTCCAAGAACAACGAATACTTCAATAAGATTGCCGACGGCTACACCCTATTCGGCTATCACCTCAACCCGAAACTTATCTATTACCCGGCCCCGTTTGTGCGCCTGGAGGCGGGCGTTTTGCTGTGGAAGGACTTCGGCAGCAGCGGCTACCGGGATATAGCACCCACCTTTACCGCCAAAATTCAGAGGGAGAACTGGGCGCTGCTGTTCGGGACGCTGGAGGGAAACCTGAACCACGGCTATATAGAGCCGCTGTACGATTTCGAGCGCGTGATCACGAACCGGCTGGAAAATGGCCTGCAATACCGACTCCACACGCACGCGGTGGCGCTCGATGCCTGGCTCGACTGGAACCACATGCTGTACAGGGGGGAGGATGACCAGGAGAGGATAAACGGTGGGGCCGCGCTGAACTTCTTGCTGCTGGAGCGGCAGGGCCGGAAGAACTTGGATGACTCGCTGCGGCTGTCTCTGCCCGTGCAGTTCACGGCCCAGCACAAGGGCGGCCAGATAGACGCCTCCGACCTGCCGCTCACCACGCTGGCAAATGCGGCCATCGGCTTTGAACTGGAAAAGGCATATAACCGGAAAGTCCTGCGCCGGCTCTATACCAGTAATTATATAGTGGGCTTCAGGGACTTCTCGAATGATTACCAGCTGCCTTACCGGCAGGGGCAGGGTATATATTTGAATATTGGCGCCGATACGAAGTACCAGGATGTGCTGCTGAGCTACTGGCAGGGCGACGGCTATATATCTGATTTGGGAGGGAGGCTCTACCAGTCGGCGTCCAGCACCTACAAGTACCCGGATTACCTGCAGGAGGAGCGGCGGCTCCTGATCCTGCGCCTGATGAAGGACATTGAGATTCTCGCAAACCTCCGCCTGACGCTGCGCCTGGAGCCCGTTCTGGACCTCGACCACCCGAAGCTGGAGTTCTCCAACGCCTTCTACCTTACCTTCGACACGGAGTTTTTTGTGGCCAGGCCACGGAAGTAGCGGCAGGCTATATGTAAATTACGCTGCGCCACATTATACCCGTTCATATATGGCTACACCATAGCCTCAGAATCAGCTTTGGTCTGCTGCTGCGTCCGCTCAAAATCCTGGCGCGTGATGCCGTAGTAGCTCAGGTCCAGCAGCTCGTCTGAGTCTGCGCCGCGGTAGTCGTTGCGGAACACGCCCTCTTTCAGGAAGCCGCTGTCTTCAGATAGCTTTCCGTAGGTTTGGTTCGCGTTGGTGCAGCGCATATATACCTTGTTCATCTTCAGCGACCCGAAGGCGAACCGGAGCGCTGCTTGCAGGGCTTCTTTGGCTAAGTCCCGGCTGGCGGGCCACTCGGTGAAATAGAGCGCCACTTCAGCCTTTGGGATGGTTCGGTCCAGGTTCTTCAGGGCGATGCTGCCTATATAGGTGTTGCCCGTTTTCTGCCACACCCCGAAGTCGAAGGTGCGGCGGTTGTCCCACTCGGTGCGCAGCTGGCGCACCTGCACCCGCGCGTCCTCCAGGGCCCGCACCCGTGCCAGCCGGTCCGCAAACGCAGGGTTCAGGTAATTGGTGTTCTCCTTCAGCAGGCGCATAAAATCGCTCTCGTCGCCTTCCTGGTAGGGCCTGAGCGTGAGGTGCTCTGTGTCCAGTTGTTCCTCAAGGGCGCTTGATGAAGTGTTGTATAGAAAGTTCATAAGCTGCTTGTTTTAAGGGTTGAGGTGTAGTTTATATATAAGCTATGTGTACCTGTGGTGGGTGCTGTAGTCTAGCATACGTGAACGAACCGGAAATGTATTTGGGCCCGCAACAGCGGTGCGTATTAACTGCGGGGGGCTTTTGCCGTTAGTACAAGTTACCTGAGCACCAAAATAACCTATTAAAACCGAAAACAACATGGGAAACAGACTTGAAGGAAAAGTAGCCATCGTGACGGGCGGAGGATCCGGTATCGGCGAGGCCATCGCAAAGAAATTCGCCCAGGAGGGGGCCAGCGTGGTGGTGGCCGGACTGCCGGAAGACCCGGTGGAAGACGTGGCAAAAAGCATACAAGAGGGGGAGGCACGGCCATCGCCTTCGCCGGAGACCTGTCGGTGCTGGCAGTTGCAAACAGTTGCGTGGAACTGGCGGTGAAGCAGTACGGAAAGCTGGATGTCCTGATAAACAATGCCGGCACGTTCCCGGAAACGAACATGCTGCCCGACTTTTCGGAGGAGGCATTCGATTACCTGCTGAAGAACAACATCAAAACCACGTTCGCCATGAGCAAGGCGGCGCTGCCGGAACTGCAGAAAACAAAGGGTAACGTCGTGACGGCCGGTTCCGAGTCCGGTATACTCGGCATCGCCCAAAATGCACCGTATGGGGGCACCAAGGGCTTTAACCACGCCTTTGCAAAAGGGCTGGCGGCAGAGCAGGCGCAGACTGGCGTGCGCTCTAACATCGTGGCGCCCGGCCCCATCGACACCGGCTGGACGCACAAGGAAACCGGCCCGATGGACAGCAAAATGGAGCAGATGGTGACGCAGGGCACGCTGATGGGGCGCAGGGGCACGCCGGAGGAAGTGGCCAACGTATACCTGTTCCTGGCCTCAGACGAGTCTTCTTATGTGACAGGGGCCGTTTACCCAGTGGATGGCGGCACGCTCATCGCCAAAGGCCCCGCCGGAGACCAGGCCGCCTCCAGCATGAAGAAACAGCCGGAAAGCGACCTCAACCTCGAACACTCAAAGGACAGCCACACCTCCATGCGGAAGTAAAGTGACCTGTTACGAAACAGCCGCTGCCCTTATCCAAAGGCAGCGGCTGTAATCCATATATGGCAACTGGGGCCGTGCAGATTTAGGCGTTGAGGTATGGGTAGTTGAAGTGTTTCGGGCTGTGCAGCTGTTGCTGGGCCGCCATCACTTCCAGCGTGTGGGCTGTCTCCTTGAAGTACTCCAGCCGGCGATATAGCATCTCTTTCTGCAGCACCACGCCTGTGGCGGTTCTCATGTAGGCTTTCTTGTCTTCCAGCACATGGTGCACCACGTCGTTTACCTGCGCCTCGTTTTGCAGGTACCACTGTTGGAAATCCTCCACGCGCTTCGCCCCCGGCGTGTCCGAGCTGAAATCCAGCCCGTGCAGGCGCAGCACATCGGCCAGCAGGTTTACCTCCAGCGGAATAGAGGTGTTGTAAGGCATCGTGCCCGTTTGCAGGCCGCTGTTGAGAATGCCGACCACAGTGGCCAGGTTTTCTTTAAAATGAAGGAATAAAGCAGCCGCTTCCATATATAAAAAGGGGTAGGGTGATATATAGATTCCGGTGCAAAAGTACACCGATTTAGGTTACAAGCAATGTACCGTGGGGAAAGGCTGGATTGCTGATTGCTGGTTGTTGATTGATTAAGCAGTGATGTGTAGAATACTTTTCCACTTCTGAAATTGTATGTCCCGGATATATAAATCATATATAACCGAAGCCCTACATATAGAAGTTCAAGCGTATAACCCTATAACCATTTAGCAACCAGCCTAAAGCAACTCCTGTATGATGCGCTCCACGGTAACGCCCTCGGCCTCGGCTTTGAAGTTGCGCACGATGCGGTGGCGGAGAATCGGAAATGCCACAGCCTGCACGTCCTCGATGTCGGGGCTGTACTTGCCGTTGAGCAGCGCGTTGCACTTAGCGCCCACAATCAGGTGCTGCGAAGCCCGCGGGCCCGCGCCCCACTCCAGGTACTGGTTTGCCTGCGGCGAGGCCATCGGCATGTTGGGACGCGTCTGGTGTACCAGTTTCACGGCATACTCCACCACGTTGTCTACCACCGGTACGCGGCGCACCAGTTGCTGAAACGCGATGATATCATCGGCATGCAGAATCCTGTTAAGGCTGTTGACAACGGCCCCCGTCGTGTTCTTCACAATCTGCAGCTCCGACTCGTAGCTTGGGTAGTCCAGGGTGATGTTGAACATGAAGCGGTCGAGCTGCGCCTCGGGCAGGGGATAGGTGCCCTCCTGCTCGATGGGGTTCTGGGTGGCCAGCACGAAGAAAGGCTTTGGCAGATCATACCGGCGGCCGGCCACCGTTACCGCGTGCTCCTGCATGGCCTCCAGCAGCGCCGCCTGTGTCTTGGGCGGCGTGCGGTTTATCTCGTCGGCCAGCACGATGTTGGCAAACACAGGGCCGGTTATAAACTTGAAGTTGCGGTCTTTGTCCAGGGTTTCGGCCCCAACAATGTCAGACGGCATCAGGTCGGGCGTGAACTGCACCCGGTTAAAGCTCATGTCCAGCGAAGAGGCAATGGTATGGATCAGGAGCGTTTTGGCAAGCCCCGGAACACCCACCAGCAGGCAGTGCCCCTGACAAAAAACAGCCGTAAGCACTAATCTGACTACTTCCTCCTGCCCCACAATCACTTTCGAGATTTCGGAAGTGAGTTCCCTGTATACCTGGTGGAGCGCGTCGGCTGCTTCTTTGTCGGAGGTGAACTGCTTCATATAGGATGGTTATTGCATGAGTTGCTGGAGCCCGCCGCAATCCTGGTACTCCGGGTCAATTTCGATGAACACGGTCTTAATGTTCTTGCGGAACCACTCGTCCACGGCTTTGGTGCGCTTCTCGGCCAGGGCGGCATTCGAAATCCGCTGGTAATCGTCCTCCAGGTTAGCTAGGTGCGGCTTCGATTTTCCTTTCAGGTATATAATCCGCACGGCCTCCTTGCCGTCCTCTGTCGTGTACGGAATCGGTTTGGTTATCTCGCCCACCTCCATGGTGTCAATCACGAAGAAAATGGCCGGGTCTACCTGGTCCATGGAGATATAGGTACTGCCTGTAGAGCCGTTCTTCAACATGCCGCCGCTGTCCTTGGTGGCTTTGTCGTCTGAAAAATCTTTGGCGGCCTGTGCAAACGTGATGCTGTCGTTCACAATCAGGGTGCGGATGCTGTCCAGTTCCTCCACCGCCTCCTGCACATCTACGGTGGCCGTGGCAGGCTTGATGAGGATATGGCGGGTGTTGAACTCCTGCCCCTTGCGCTCGATCAGCTGAATCAGGTGGAACCCGAACTGCGACTCTACCACGTTGGAAATGCCGCCTGGCTCCAGGCGCAGGGCAGCCGCCTCATACTCAGGCACCAGTTCTTTCTTCTTGAAGAAACCCAGTTCCCCACCGTTTTGCGCCGAGCCCGGGTCCTGCGAAAACTCCCTCGCCAACGTAGCGAAATCCTCACCGGCCAGTATACGCTTGCGCAGTTCTTCCAGTTGCTCACGGGCCGCCTGCTTCTGGCTCTTGCTGATGGTGGCGTACTTCACTATCTGGCCAAGCTCCACCTCGCTCGAAAAGTAGGGAAGGCTGTCGGTGGGGATGCCGTTGAAGTACTTTCTGATTTCCTTCGGGGTCACGGTTACCTTGCCTGTGATCTCCTGCTGCATGCGCTCCATCACCATCTGCTCGCGCACGGTGCGGCGCAGGTCATCCTTCAGTTGGTTAATGCTTTTGTTGTAGTACTGCTCCAGGCGCTCCACGCCGCCCACCTGGCTGGCGAGGTACTGGATGCGGCGGTCCAGTTGGTCGGCCACCAGCGCCTCCTCCACCACCACAGAGTCGATTTCAGCGCGGGCCAGCAGCAGCTTGTCCTGCAGCAGCGACCGGAATATCTCGCACTTCAGTTCTTCGTCGGGCTGCTGCTTCGACTGCTGCAGGTACTGCAGGTAGCCGAACTCCACGTCGGAGCGCAGCACCACGTGGTTGTCTACCTTCGCGATGATGCCATCCACGGTGCGTTGCACGGGGCCCTGGGCAAACGCAGTGGAAGAGAAAGCCAGCAGGCATATGGCCGCGAGGGCTGTTTTGGCAAAATTTGATATGTTTTTCAAAATGGTAACAATTGATATGGATGCTTGCGCTAAAGTCAAACGCTCAATTTACTGCTTTATTCTGACTTAAGCCGTATGGGGTGCCGCAAAAAAGGGACCAGAAGGGTGGCTTACTGCCGCACCATCTTGTCTACCTCCTCCTGCTGCACGCTTACCGGGTACTTCTCGCGCAGTTCGTCTACCCACTGCTGCTCCAGGTAGTTCTGATAATCGGAGATAACGATGCCGCGCACTTCATCCAGCTCCTTGTAGGCTGGCTCCAGCACTTCCTCTATAATGATGAGGTACTCCCGGCCGTTCTGCTGCATGCTGTAGGTGCCTTTCTCCCACATCACGGCGTCTACCACCTTGTTTTCCCCTTTCGGGAATTTCTTTTTCGTAATCTGCACGCCCAGCGGGTTTTTGCTCTGGGCATTCAGCTGGTCGGCGAGGGCGCTGAGCTCGGTGGTATATAGCTTGAACGACACGCGGCGGTTGCGGCGGCGGCCGGTTTGTGTATTGTCGGGGCCTGCCTGCTCTTTTTTGCCCAGGCTGTTGGTGCTGAGCCTTTCGGCCGGAACGCCCTGCTCCACCAAATAGGCGGAAGCCCTGCTGGCGCGCTCGGCTGCCAGCTCTTTCTTGGCGGCGGCTTCGCGGGCGTCGGCATGGCCGTTTATATCCAGTGTCAGGCTCTTGTTCCCCTTCAGCATATCGGCCAGCTCGTTCAGCTTGGCGGTGCCTTCCGGTGTCAGGGTGGCCTTGTTCTGCTCAAACAGGATATCTGTCAGTTGGGCAAAGTTTACCGGATAGCGGCGCTTGCTCAGCTGCTCTTGCGCCTGCTGCAACAGTGCCTCGTTTGCGGCGCTGATGACGGTGGCCTGTACGCGCGGCCCCCACCTGTACTTCTCCCTGTTCTGCTCAAAGTAGTTCTTCAGGCCAACGGAGTCTTCTATCGCCTTCGCCCACACGTTGTCGTCCATCATCTGGAACAGCAGGATGCCGTCGTGGTACTCCTGCACCAGCATCCGGAAGTCGGGGTGTTTCTTCTCCAGGTTGGCCTTTTCGTATTCCATCAGGCTTTTGTCCACGTACGCGTCGTAGAGCAGGTTCATGGCGTGGGCGGCGGAACCGCCGGTGCGCGGCTGCTGCGCCTCCAGGGCGTATTTCCAGAAACTGCCCACCGTATAGGGCTTGCCCTGTATGGTAAAGAGCGTCTGCTCCTGCGTCTTATCCGCCCCATCATATGCCCACTTGCCCTGCAGCAAGTCGTTGGTGGCTTTGGCGATGGCCGCGGCCTTTGCCTCGGCATTCTCCGTAAACTGATTCTCCGCCTTGATGCGCTTCAGGAAAGCGGCCTTGTTCAGTTCGGAGCGGGAGTCTTTGGCTATTCTGTTGCGCAGGTTCTGCTCCATGTCCTCGAAGGGTGGCAGACCGCGTTTCTCAATCAGTTTGATGATGTGCCAGCCATAAGGCGTGAGCACCGGCGGTGCCACATCGCCGGGTTTTTGCAGGCCAAAAGCGGCCTCCTCGAAAGACGGAATCATGCGCCCGGTGCCAAACCAGGGCAGTTCCCCGCCATTGCCGGCCGAGTTGGCGTCCTCAGAAAACTCCGCGGCCAGTCTGTCCCAATCCTCGTTGCGCTGCACGCGCTTATATATGGCGTCCACGCGCTGTTTTGCTGCCAGCGAGTCGGCTTTGGGGATGCCGGGGGTGGCCCGCACCATGATGTGCGCCACGCGCACCTCGCCCTGTGCCTGGCGCTTGTCGTTCACCTTCACCAGGTGGTAGCCAAAGCGCGTGCGCACCGGCATGGATATACCGCCTACCGGGGTTTCGTAAGCCGCGTCCTCAAAGGGGTAAACCATCTGCAGGGCTGTGAAATAACCGAGGTCTCCCTTGTTTTCGGCCGCAGACGGGTCCTGTGAGTTTTCCTGGGCCAGTTTGCCAAAGTCCTCGCCCGCCAGGGCGCGTTTGCGCAGTTCCTGAGCGCGGTTGTAGGCTGCCAGCGTGTCCTCGGGGGCGGCGTCAGGGGCCAGGCTGATGAGGATATGCGAGGCATTCACCTCCTGCTTCATGCGCTCGTATGCCTCCTGCACCAGCTTCTCCGTCACGCTTTTCTCCGTCAGGTAGGGCTGGGCCAGCTGTTCCTTGTAGCCTTCCAGTTCACGTTTAAAAGCGGTGGTGGTGTCCAGGCCCATGCGCTCCGCCTCCATCACCTTCAGCTTGAAGTTGGTGTACAGGTTCAGGTAATCGGTGATGCTCTGGCGGGTGTAGGCGTCTTCGTTGCCGCCGTTGTTCTTCTCGTACACATAACGGAACTCGGAGGTGGAAACGGGCTGGGTGCCGAGTGTGGCGATGGCGGGTTCCTGGCTGTCGTTCTTCTTGGTTGCGGTGCAGCCGGCAATCAGCAGGGCCGCTGCCGCAACAAGTAGGGGATTGCTGCGCATAGGTTAATTTAAGACAAATTCTTTCTGTGGCTGACCGGGATCAGACGGTGCAATTTTAGTCAATTTTTCTGACAGATAAGTCAAAAAGCATAACCATAAACCAAATGCAGATGGTTTCGTTCCCGATAACGGCTAATGCGCTGGTAAAGTGTGCGGTTGGCTTTATTTGATCTTCTTGTAGAGCAGGCAGGTGTTGTGGGTTCCGTTGCTGCTGAACTCCACTTTGTCCATGATGCGGTTGACGAGGGCGATGCCCACGCCGCCCTTCTTGCCGAGCCGGATGTTCTCCTGGATATCCGGCTCCTTGTAGTTGGCGCGCTCAAACGCCAGGCCCTCGTCCGATATCTCAAACTTGAGCGTGTCTTCCTTCACCCGCAGGATACGGATGACGATGTGCTTGTTCGGGTCCTCGTGGTTGGCGTGGATAATGAGGTTGGCGCATATCTCGTCCACGGCCAGCACAATTTGGTTGAGCTGTATTTCGGTAAGGGAAAGGGCGCGCAGGTACTCCGTGACAAAGTCGCGTATTAACTTCAGGTTCTTCTTCGTACAGTTTACCCGAATGGAGTTATTCATTGGCGATACTCCTTGCTTCCTCGTAATCCGACACAATGGTCATCAGCAGGTCGAGGCCGAGGATCTCGAACACATTGCGCACCTTGTCCTGCATGTTATAGAATATCAGCTTGATGTGGGCGTCCTCGAAGCGCTGCAGGTGCGAGATAAACACCCCGAGGCCGGCAGAGGAGATGTAATGGAGGTTCTTGCAGTCGACCAGTATCCTGCTGTACTCCATTATTTCGGGGTCGGATAGTTCTTCGTCCAGCATCACGGAAGAGCTGGCGTCCAGTTCACCATCAAGCGTCAGAATGATGGTGTTTTCCTTAATTTCGTGTGTTATTTTCATCGGCATACTTTACGGGTTTATCATTTGTTAGGTTCAACGGGCTTAAACTTTATCACCAGCAGCGTCTGGTCGTCGTAAAGGTTGTCGGGGCCTGTAAAGTCCTGTAAATCATTGATGATAGCGTATTTTATATCCTCGGCCTCCAGGTGGTACGTCTGCTCCAGCATGTACTTCAGCCGGTCTTCGCCGTACTCTTCGTTTTTGGCGTTGCGGGCCTCCACTATCCC
This window of the Pontibacter russatus genome carries:
- a CDS encoding response regulator transcription factor; amino-acid sequence: MQTATNYKILVVDDDPDIVEMLQYNLTREGYEVSEAGNGSIALEVAKAVKPDIILMDVMMPVLDGIAACRQLRELEEFRNTHIIFLTARSEEFSEVAAFEAGADDFITKPIKPRALLSRLAAFARRDAQQEEENKVIEVGDLRIDRTSFTVYKGDTKITLPKKEFELLSFLAATPNKVFSREELLNNVWGTDVYVIARTVDVHVRKVREKIGEENIKTIKGVGYKFNND
- a CDS encoding DUF3108 domain-containing protein — protein: MKKFFPGLLLLTLILFGFAAKDRMRTIPNESFSSGELLKYKVHYGPITAAEAVIDIAPTLHHVNDRPCYRATVTGKTNSSFDLFIRIRDTWQSYIDTAAIVPQRSFRNIEEGNYRKRETVDFNHYQNTAFVEKKKKHKAKETGNYKIPDNAQDIVSGFYYLRTFDYDKMRVGDKIHVQGFFDEEAFDMQVTYKGREVVSTKAGDIRAIKLVPRMPANKLFDGKDAITLYLSDDKNKIPVLIQAEMFVGTVSVNLYEYKNLKHKTALIARN
- the recA gene encoding recombinase RecA, with product MSVSNEKLKALQLTMDKLDKTYGKGTVMRLSDNKVEDIPAISTGSLGLDIALGIGGLPRGRVVEIYGPESSGKTTLTMHCIAEAQKKGGLAAFIDAEHAFDKTYAQKLGIDIDNLLISQPDNGEQALEIADHLIRSGAIDIIVIDSVAALVPKGELEGDMGDSKMGLQARLMSQALRKLTGTINKTGCTCIFINQLREKIGVMFGNPETTTGGNALKFYASVRLDIRRIGQIKESADNITGNRTRVKVVKNKVAPPFKVVEFDIMYGEGISKVGEILDLGVDLNIVQKSGSWFSYDGNRLGQGRDGVKQILLDNPELMEEIEEKIRAIVKGEPEKVAAALDDSAAAAEAE
- a CDS encoding GNAT family N-acetyltransferase — its product is MNFLYNTSSSALEEQLDTEHLTLRPYQEGDESDFMRLLKENTNYLNPAFADRLARVRALEDARVQVRQLRTEWDNRRTFDFGVWQKTGNTYIGSIALKNLDRTIPKAEVALYFTEWPASRDLAKEALQAALRFAFGSLKMNKVYMRCTNANQTYGKLSEDSGFLKEGVFRNDYRGADSDELLDLSYYGITRQDFERTQQQTKADSEAMV
- a CDS encoding AAA family ATPase; the encoded protein is MKQFTSDKEAADALHQVYRELTSEISKVIVGQEEVVRLVLTAVFCQGHCLLVGVPGLAKTLLIHTIASSLDMSFNRVQFTPDLMPSDIVGAETLDKDRNFKFITGPVFANIVLADEINRTPPKTQAALLEAMQEHAVTVAGRRYDLPKPFFVLATQNPIEQEGTYPLPEAQLDRFMFNITLDYPSYESELQIVKNTTGAVVNSLNRILHADDIIAFQQLVRRVPVVDNVVEYAVKLVHQTRPNMPMASPQANQYLEWGAGPRASQHLIVGAKCNALLNGKYSPDIEDVQAVAFPILRHRIVRNFKAEAEGVTVERIIQELL
- a CDS encoding peptidylprolyl isomerase, with protein sequence MKNISNFAKTALAAICLLAFSSTAFAQGPVQRTVDGIIAKVDNHVVLRSDVEFGYLQYLQQSKQQPDEELKCEIFRSLLQDKLLLARAEIDSVVVEEALVADQLDRRIQYLASQVGGVERLEQYYNKSINQLKDDLRRTVREQMVMERMQQEITGKVTVTPKEIRKYFNGIPTDSLPYFSSEVELGQIVKYATISKSQKQAAREQLEELRKRILAGEDFATLAREFSQDPGSAQNGGELGFFKKKELVPEYEAAALRLEPGGISNVVESQFGFHLIQLIERKGQEFNTRHILIKPATATVDVQEAVEELDSIRTLIVNDSITFAQAAKDFSDDKATKDSGGMLKNGSTGSTYISMDQVDPAIFFVIDTMEVGEITKPIPYTTEDGKEAVRIIYLKGKSKPHLANLEDDYQRISNAALAEKRTKAVDEWFRKNIKTVFIEIDPEYQDCGGLQQLMQ
- a CDS encoding peptidylprolyl isomerase yields the protein MRSNPLLVAAAALLIAGCTATKKNDSQEPAIATLGTQPVSTSEFRYVYEKNNGGNEDAYTRQSITDYLNLYTNFKLKVMEAERMGLDTTTAFKRELEGYKEQLAQPYLTEKSVTEKLVQEAYERMKQEVNASHILISLAPDAAPEDTLAAYNRAQELRKRALAGEDFGKLAQENSQDPSAAENKGDLGYFTALQMVYPFEDAAYETPVGGISMPVRTRFGYHLVKVNDKRQAQGEVRVAHIMVRATPGIPKADSLAAKQRVDAIYKRVQRNEDWDRLAAEFSEDANSAGNGGELPWFGTGRMIPSFEEAAFGLQKPGDVAPPVLTPYGWHIIKLIEKRGLPPFEDMEQNLRNRIAKDSRSELNKAAFLKRIKAENQFTENAEAKAAAIAKATNDLLQGKWAYDGADKTQEQTLFTIQGKPYTVGSFWKYALEAQQPRTGGSAAHAMNLLYDAYVDKSLMEYEKANLEKKHPDFRMLVQEYHDGILLFQMMDDNVWAKAIEDSVGLKNYFEQNREKYRWGPRVQATVISAANEALLQQAQEQLSKRRYPVNFAQLTDILFEQNKATLTPEGTAKLNELADMLKGNKSLTLDINGHADAREAAAKKELAAERASRASAYLVEQGVPAERLSTNSLGKKEQAGPDNTQTGRRRNRRVSFKLYTTELSALADQLNAQSKNPLGVQITKKKFPKGENKVVDAVMWEKGTYSMQQNGREYLIIIEEVLEPAYKELDEVRGIVISDYQNYLEQQWVDELREKYPVSVQQEEVDKMVRQ
- a CDS encoding ATP-binding protein, which translates into the protein MNNSIRVNCTKKNLKLIRDFVTEYLRALSLTEIQLNQIVLAVDEICANLIIHANHEDPNKHIVIRILRVKEDTLKFEISDEGLAFERANYKEPDIQENIRLGKKGGVGIALVNRIMDKVEFSSNGTHNTCLLYKKIK
- a CDS encoding STAS domain-containing protein yields the protein MKITHEIKENTIILTLDGELDASSSVMLDEELSDPEIMEYSRILVDCKNLHYISSAGLGVFISHLQRFEDAHIKLIFYNMQDKVRNVFEILGLDLLMTIVSDYEEARSIANE